The following proteins are co-located in the Delphinus delphis chromosome 5, mDelDel1.2, whole genome shotgun sequence genome:
- the CFAP184 gene encoding cilia- and flagella-associated protein 184: MDDRSDHNGDPEKEAGAVESLASRLSGIKTSSGPQSAAEPAEPEAEAVEASEEGAEPAESQEQPAATEVAGEKGPGEPEWPAEAEAEAEPRDLAEAGPEEPAKPEPEGGPEEPEEEWKEEDEAEVAAEPRRKEIPSQVCLQQATAGKEEAAPDREAEREGQLAEEGEESEESQKKLVQGGLGKTEDELGDLDEGPELESCDWTEEVQKQQEQQLRAELLAQFRSLTAERERQQRYSIYLQQRILEALRKKGLDAAEVPEKGAEPEAPEKQQAYLRHLAMLEDLKKQESDDLRWYHRELDQLKRQCEEKLSRVEEEWRRLQALKKQVVMQAMGSCWMRGGRQAALREVERIQALEDKKEKAISAVRLENVQLKQSLVHFENKLRAQEDQTEGLLLIDFEQLKTENQTLHEKVEERNEELLKLRSKVTNHVQIITHVKEKLHFVDIENACKKSELMQTEAQVALKRDILTKTKQARDSLRTDNIKLNQKCGLLGKEALLRDMEEKVDRTAELSQHLEALKHHHAGLILSCRGVKQKIREAKAFLPP, from the coding sequence ATGGACGACCGCTCCGACCACAATGGGGACCCCGAGAAGGAAgctggagctgtggagagcctgGCCTCACGGCTGTCCGGGATCAAAACCAGCTCTGGCCCCCAGTCCGCGGCCGAACCCGCGGAGCCGGAGGCGGAGGCAGTAGAGGCTTCAGAGGAAGGCGCCGAGCCGGCCGAGTCCCAGGAACAGCCGGCGGCCACCGAGGTTGCTGGAGAGAAGGGGCCCGGAGAGCCGGAGTGGCCGGCCGAGGCCGAGGCGGAGGCCGAGCCACGGGACCTGGCGGAGGCGGGGCCTGAGGAACCAGCGAAGCCGGAGCCCGAAGGCGGCCCCGAGGAACCAGAGGAGGAGTGGAAGGAGGAGGACGAGGCGGAGGTGGCGGCGGAGCCGAGGAGGAAGGAAATCCCGTCGCAGGTCTGTCTGCAGCAGGCCACGGCCGGCAAGGAAGAGGCTGCGCCAGACCGAGAGGCTGAGCGGGAAGGACAGCTGgcggaggaaggagaagagagcgAGGAGAGCCAGAAGAAGCTTGTGCAAGGAGGCCTGGGCAAAACCGAGGACGAGCTGGGGGATTTGGACGAGGGACCCGAGCTTGAGAGCTGCGACTGGACTGAGGAGGTGCAgaagcagcaggagcagcagctgCGCGCCGAGCTCCTGGCACAGTTCCGCTCCCTGACGGCGGAGCGAGAGCGCCAACAGCGTTACAGCATCTACCTGCAGCAAAGGATCCTCGAGGCGCTGCGCAAGAAGGGCCTGGATGCAGCCGAGGTGCCCGAGAAGGGCGCGGAGCCTGAGGCCCCCGAGAAACAGCAAGCGTACCTACGCCATCTGGCCATGCTGGAGGATCTGAAGAAGCAGGAGTCAGATGACCTGCGCTGGTACCACCGCGAGCTGGACCAGCTGAAGCGGCAGTGCGAAGAGAAGCTCTCCCGGGTGGAGGAGGAATGGCGACGCTTGCAGGCACTCAAGAAGCAGGTGGTGATGCAGGCCATGGGCAGCTGCTGGATGAGGGGTGGTCGCCAGGCCGCTCTGCGAGAGGTGGAGCGGATCCAGGCGTTGGAGGATAAGAAGGAGAAGGCGATAAGCGCTGTGAGGCTAGAGAACGTGCAGCTGAAGCAGAGTTTGGTGCACTTTGAAAACAAGCTGAGGGCCCAGGAGGACCAGACAGAGGGCCTGCTCCTGATAGATTTTGAACAGCTTAAGACTGAGAACCAGACCTTGCATGAGAAAGTCGAGGAGAGAAATGAGGAGCTTTTGAAACTGCGCAGCAAGGTGACCAACCATGTGCAAATCATAACCCATGTGAAGGAAAAGTTACACTTTGTGGACATAGAAAATGCGTGTAAAAAGTCAGAGCTTATGCAGACTGAGGCTCAGGTGGCCCTAAAGAGGGACATCCTGACCAAGACTAAGCAAGCCCGGGACAGCCTGCGGACTGACAACATCAAGCTGAATCAGAAGTGCGGGCTTCTGGGCAAGGAAGCACTCCTTCGGGACATGGAAGAGAAGGTGGATAGGACTGCAGAACTCAGCCAGCACTTGGAAGCCCTGAAGCACCATCACGCTGGGCTTATTCTGTCCTGCAGAGGCGTGAAGCAGAAGATCAGGGAAGCCAAAGCCTTTCTGCCTCCTTGA
- the TADA2B gene encoding transcriptional adapter 2-beta: protein MAELGKKYCVYCLAEVSPLRFRCTECQDIELCPECFSAGAEIGHHRRYHGYQLVDGGRFTLWGPEAEGGWTSREEQLLLDAIEQFGFGNWEDMAAHVGASRTPQEVMEHYVSMYIHGNLGKACIPDTIPNRVTDHTCPSGGPLSPSLTTPLPPLDISVAEQQQLGYMPLRDDYEIEYDQDAETLISGLSVNYDDDDVEIELKRAHVDMYVRKLKERQRRKNIARDYNLVPAFLGKDKKEKEKTAKRKVTKEEKELRLKLRPLYQFMSCKEFDDLFENMHKEKMLRAKIRELQRYRRNGITKMEESAEYEAARHKREKRKENKNTAGSKRGKEDGKDSEFAAIENLPGFELLSDREKVLCSSVNLSPARYVTVKTIIIKDHLQKRQGIPSKSRLPSYLDKVLKKRILNFLTESGWISRDAS, encoded by the exons ATGGCGGAGCTCGGTAAGAAGTACTGCGTGTACTGCCTGGCCGAGGTGAGCCCGCTGCGCTTCCGCTGCACCGAGTGCCAGGACATCGAGCTGTGCCCCGAGTGCTTCTCAGCCGGCGCCGAGATCGGCCACCACCGCCGCTACCACGGCTACCAGCTGGTGGACGGCGGGCGCTTCACGCTGTGGGGGCCCGAGGCCGAGGGCGGCTGGACCAGCCGCGAGGAGCAGCTTTTGCTGGATGCCATCGAGCAGTTCGGCTTCGGAAACTGG GAGGATATGGCTGCTCACGTTGGCGCTTCCCGGACTCCCCAGGAAGTGATGGAGCATTATGTAAGCATGTACATCCACGGAAACCTGGGGAAAGCCTGCATCCCCGACACCATCCCCAATCGGGTGACAGACCACACCTGCCCCAGTGGAGGCCCCCTGTCTCCCAGCCTCACCACCCCCTTGCCTCCCCTAGACATCTCGGTGGCCGAGCAGCAGCAGCTGGGCTACATGCCACTGCGGGACGACTACGAGATCGAGTACGACCAGGACGCCGAGACGCTCATCAGCGGGCTCTCGGTCAACTACGACGACGACGACGTGGAGATCGAGCTGAAGCGCGCGCACGTGGACATGTACGTGCGGAAGCTCAAGGAGCGGCAGCGGCGCAAGAACATCGCGCGCGACTACAACCTGGTGCCCGCCTTCCTGGGCAAGgacaagaaggagaaggagaagacgGCCAAGCGCAAGGTCACCAAGGAGGAGAAGGAGCTGCGGCTGAAGCTGCGGCCGCTCTACCAGTTCATGTCCTGCAAGGAGTTCGACGACCTCTTTGAAAACATGCACAAGGAGAAGATGCTGCGCGCCAAGATCCGGGAGCTGCAGCGGTACCGGCGCAACGGCATCACCAAGATGGAGGAATCGGCCGAGTACGAGGCGGCCCGGCACAAGCGGGAGAAGCGGAAGGAGAACAAGAACACGGCCGGCTCCAAGCGGGGGAAGGAGGACGGCAAGGACAGCGAATTCGCCGCCATCGAGAACCTGCCCGGCTTCGAGCTGCTGTCGGACCGCGAGAAGGTGCTCTGTAGCTCCGTGAACCTGAGCCCCGCTCGCTACGTGACCGTCAAGACCATCATCATCAAGGACCACCTCCAGAAGCGGCAGGGCATCCCCTCCAAAAGCCGCCTGCCCAGCTACCTGGACAAGGTCCTGAAGAAAAGGATTTTAAACTTCCTCACGGAGAGTGGTTGGATTTCCAGGGATGCTTCCTGA